In Arthrobacter citreus, a single genomic region encodes these proteins:
- the tgt gene encoding tRNA guanosine(34) transglycosylase Tgt, with protein MTAIRYEHIKTCKQTGARLGIVHTPHGSFETPTFMPVGTLATVKTMSPEDLKAMGAGIILSNTYHLWLRPGHEIIKKAGGLHKFMNWDRAILTDSGGFQVFSLSQFRKIEEEGVHFRNHLNGDKLFLSPEKAMEIQNALGSDIMMAFDECPPYPAEYDYMKRSVERTSRWAERCLNSHQRPEDQGLFGIVQGGEYEELRKQSARDLVSLDFPGYAIGGLSVGEPKDVMNRVLEFTTPLLPTNKPRYLMGVGSPDSLIDGAIRGVDMFDCVLPTRIARNGTCMTSEGRLVIKNAKYAEDYSPLDPNCDCYTCKNYTRSYIRHLIRCEETFGMRLTTYHNLHFLLQLMEQVRQAIREDRLGDFREEFFEQYGFNKPNARNF; from the coding sequence ATGACAGCAATTCGTTATGAACATATTAAAACTTGTAAGCAAACAGGTGCGCGATTAGGAATCGTTCACACACCACATGGTTCTTTTGAAACACCGACTTTTATGCCTGTTGGTACTTTAGCTACAGTTAAAACAATGTCACCTGAAGATTTAAAAGCTATGGGGGCAGGAATTATTTTAAGTAATACTTACCATTTATGGTTAAGACCAGGTCATGAAATTATTAAAAAAGCTGGTGGCCTACATAAATTTATGAACTGGGATCGAGCAATTTTAACGGATTCTGGTGGCTTCCAAGTATTTAGCTTAAGTCAATTCCGAAAAATTGAAGAAGAGGGAGTACATTTTAGAAATCACTTAAATGGTGATAAATTATTCCTTTCTCCTGAAAAAGCGATGGAAATCCAAAATGCTTTAGGTTCAGATATTATGATGGCGTTCGATGAATGTCCACCATACCCTGCTGAGTATGATTATATGAAGCGTTCTGTTGAAAGAACTAGTAGATGGGCAGAGCGTTGTTTAAATTCTCACCAAAGACCAGAAGATCAAGGATTATTTGGTATTGTACAAGGTGGAGAATATGAAGAACTTCGTAAGCAATCTGCAAGAGATTTAGTTTCATTAGATTTCCCAGGCTATGCAATTGGTGGATTATCAGTTGGAGAGCCAAAGGATGTAATGAATCGAGTACTAGAGTTTACAACTCCTTTACTACCAACGAATAAACCAAGATATTTAATGGGCGTTGGCTCACCTGACTCTTTAATTGATGGTGCAATTCGAGGCGTAGATATGTTCGACTGCGTACTACCAACACGTATAGCACGTAATGGCACATGTATGACTAGTGAAGGAAGATTAGTTATTAAAAATGCAAAATATGCAGAAGACTATTCACCACTTGATCCAAATTGTGATTGTTATACTTGTAAAAACTATACAAGATCATATATTCGTCACTTAATTCGATGTGAAGAAACGTTTGGAATGCGATTGACTACTTATCATAACTTACATTTTCTGTTACAATTAATGGAACAAGTTCGTCAAGCAATTCGCGAAGACCGTTTAGGTGATTTCCGAGAAGAATTTTTTGAACAATACGGTTTTAATAAGCCGAACGCTAGGAACTTCTAA
- the ruvA gene encoding Holliday junction branch migration protein RuvA yields the protein MYEYVIGKIEWVGPEYIVIDHNGMGYQLFTPNPYVFRPSNEILKVYTHLYVREDVMMLYGFKTLDERTLFQKLLSVSGIGPKGALAIVATGEPNQIVQAIEEEDEAFLTKFPGVGKKTARQMILDLKGKLEKVFGTVQVDLFTDIDAMEEKENAASSLDDAIEALKALGYAEKEVKKIVPLLKNEPLSTDEYIKKALQLLLQAKR from the coding sequence ATGTACGAATACGTAATTGGAAAGATAGAATGGGTTGGACCGGAATATATAGTAATTGATCATAATGGAATGGGTTATCAATTATTTACACCTAATCCATATGTTTTTAGACCTTCAAATGAAATCTTAAAAGTTTATACACATCTTTACGTAAGAGAAGATGTTATGATGTTATATGGTTTTAAAACGCTTGATGAACGAACTTTATTTCAAAAATTATTAAGTGTGTCTGGAATCGGACCAAAAGGTGCTTTGGCGATTGTAGCAACAGGTGAGCCAAATCAAATTGTTCAAGCAATTGAAGAAGAGGACGAAGCATTTTTAACAAAATTCCCAGGCGTTGGTAAAAAGACAGCAAGACAAATGATTCTAGACCTAAAAGGAAAGCTTGAGAAAGTTTTTGGAACGGTACAAGTAGATTTATTTACTGATATAGATGCGATGGAAGAAAAAGAAAATGCAGCATCTTCATTAGATGATGCCATTGAAGCTTTAAAAGCATTAGGGTATGCAGAGAAAGAAGTTAAAAAGATCGTACCATTATTGAAAAATGAACCACTTTCTACTGATGAATATATTAAAAAAGCTCTTCAATTACTATTGCAAGCTAAGAGGTGA
- the yajC gene encoding preprotein translocase subunit YajC: MNLGSLGGILPLILMFVIFYFLLIRPQQKRQKQTASMQAGIAKGDMVVTIGGLHGLVDAVNEENNTITLKTTDGSRMVFEKNAIRETRAQAAK; encoded by the coding sequence ATGAACTTAGGATCTTTAGGTGGAATTTTACCATTAATATTAATGTTCGTAATTTTCTACTTCTTACTAATTCGTCCACAACAAAAGCGTCAAAAACAAACAGCTTCTATGCAAGCTGGAATTGCTAAAGGCGATATGGTTGTAACAATCGGTGGATTACACGGTTTAGTTGATGCTGTTAACGAAGAAAATAATACAATTACATTAAAGACTACTGATGGTTCACGCATGGTATTTGAAAAAAATGCAATTCGTGAAACTCGTGCACAAGCCGCTAAATAA
- the spoVB gene encoding stage V sporulation protein B, translating into MTKQTFLRGTFFLLIAGLITRILGFFNRIVVARIMGEEGVGLFMMAVPTLFLVMTLTQLGLPIAISKLIAEAVAQNRQDKIKKILAVSMTITGILSIIFTTAMIFLAPFIAKNLLTDSRTMYPLIAIAPVVPIIAISSVLRGYFQGVQNMRPSSFSQVIEQVVRIVLVAVCTKTFLPYGVEFAASGAIISSVLGELASLIYMLYVFKKEKNAKFITGFKNNIKDGRKTLSDLLSIALPTTGSRLIGSISMFLEPIVVSQSLAIAGVTAVVATKQYGLLSGYALPLLLLPAFITYALSTSLVPAISEAMAKKDRVTVERRLQQALRYSMIAGGWSVVVLYVFASPILTLMYKSDQATHFILLLAPCFIFYYFQGPLQAVLQALNLANSAMINSFVGSVVKIASILFLATNPKFGINGVALAMNISIVTITVLHYFTVLKAINFSIFVKDYLYCLIILGVCIYIGKFIKEYVVFSSSLLVQTLASISIVTLMYILLIFLFNLVKKDEIIRIPFFKKLITR; encoded by the coding sequence ATGACAAAGCAAACGTTTTTAAGAGGAACGTTTTTTTTACTTATTGCAGGGCTCATCACAAGAATATTAGGATTTTTTAATCGAATTGTTGTCGCAAGAATCATGGGTGAAGAGGGCGTAGGATTATTTATGATGGCAGTCCCGACACTATTTTTAGTTATGACACTTACGCAGCTTGGATTACCAATTGCCATCTCTAAATTAATTGCAGAAGCAGTTGCCCAAAATAGACAAGATAAGATAAAAAAGATTTTAGCTGTTTCAATGACAATCACTGGCATATTAAGTATTATTTTTACAACAGCTATGATCTTCTTAGCTCCTTTTATTGCAAAAAATCTATTAACCGACTCAAGGACTATGTACCCATTAATTGCCATCGCACCAGTTGTACCTATTATCGCAATTTCTTCCGTTTTACGTGGTTATTTTCAAGGTGTACAAAACATGCGTCCTTCTTCCTTTTCTCAAGTTATTGAACAAGTTGTACGTATCGTACTAGTTGCTGTTTGTACTAAAACTTTTTTACCATATGGTGTTGAATTTGCTGCAAGTGGCGCGATCATATCTTCAGTTTTAGGGGAATTGGCATCCTTAATTTATATGCTTTATGTATTTAAAAAGGAAAAAAATGCAAAGTTCATTACAGGATTTAAAAACAATATTAAAGACGGAAGAAAAACCCTAAGTGACTTATTAAGTATTGCACTCCCTACAACTGGAAGTCGACTAATCGGCTCTATATCAATGTTTTTGGAACCAATTGTAGTTTCACAAAGTTTAGCGATTGCTGGTGTAACAGCAGTAGTTGCTACAAAACAATATGGATTACTCTCTGGATACGCATTACCTTTATTACTTTTACCAGCGTTTATTACTTATGCACTATCTACTTCACTAGTACCTGCAATTAGTGAAGCAATGGCTAAAAAGGATCGCGTAACTGTTGAAAGAAGACTACAGCAAGCTCTGCGTTACTCAATGATTGCCGGTGGATGGTCAGTCGTTGTTTTATATGTCTTTGCTTCACCAATTTTAACGCTAATGTATAAAAGTGACCAAGCCACACATTTCATCTTACTTTTAGCACCATGCTTTATTTTTTATTATTTTCAAGGTCCACTGCAAGCAGTATTACAAGCTCTAAATCTTGCTAATTCAGCTATGATCAATAGCTTTGTAGGTTCAGTCGTAAAGATCGCTAGTATTTTATTCCTAGCTACAAATCCTAAGTTCGGTATTAATGGAGTTGCCTTAGCAATGAATATTAGTATTGTAACAATAACAGTTCTTCATTATTTTACTGTTTTAAAAGCAATTAACTTTTCAATTTTCGTTAAAGACTATCTTTATTGTTTAATTATTTTAGGAGTCTGTATTTATATCGGCAAATTCATCAAAGAATATGTAGTCTTTTCATCCTCTCTATTAGTACAAACATTGGCAAGCATCTCAATTGTGACATTAATGTATATCCTATTAATATTTTTATTTAATCTTGTCAAAAAAGACGAAATCATTCGAATCCCATTCTTTAAAAAGCTAATCACTAGATAG
- a CDS encoding BofC protein: MKKFILMFVCLIALLLFPAQTETLAAHHSIHRQSTTNKGITIILHKVYINGEVIEEIYINQHKTLGQVKKEFKGWKVIEENDDQIVLMKKINDLSPTLKSKGYLGINSSGMLNLYIGTPSGNNIIESFFQIDTNKLEVNKQKELEKGIKISTKNHYVYLLHYLKEYERIIN, encoded by the coding sequence GTGAAAAAGTTTATTTTAATGTTTGTTTGTTTAATAGCACTACTACTATTTCCGGCACAAACTGAAACATTGGCAGCACATCATAGTATTCATCGTCAAAGTACGACTAACAAGGGAATTACAATCATTTTACATAAGGTGTATATAAACGGTGAAGTGATTGAAGAAATTTATATTAATCAACATAAAACACTGGGACAAGTAAAAAAAGAATTTAAAGGTTGGAAAGTCATAGAAGAAAATGATGATCAAATTGTATTGATGAAAAAAATAAATGATCTTTCTCCTACGTTGAAGTCGAAAGGTTATTTAGGAATCAATTCAAGTGGGATGTTAAACTTATATATTGGAACGCCAAGTGGGAATAATATTATTGAATCTTTTTTTCAAATTGATACGAATAAATTAGAAGTAAATAAACAAAAGGAACTTGAAAAAGGGATAAAAATTTCGACTAAAAATCATTACGTTTATCTATTACATTACTTAAAAGAGTATGAAAGAATTATAAATTAA
- a CDS encoding NUDIX domain-containing protein yields the protein MNYCDAMREKIGNDPLIIVRPSVAILNQNGEILLYRYIGGIWNIPGDILQLNESVEECLKRNVLRDIGLTIKKLTLFGVYSGTELINRVEESGDEYQTVAIGYLCTEFEGHITPDQNQGIEAQFFALNELPEDTNPFIKIKLEELKNQLIK from the coding sequence ATGAATTATTGTGATGCGATGAGAGAGAAGATTGGGAATGATCCTTTAATTATTGTCCGACCAAGTGTAGCAATTCTGAATCAAAACGGAGAGATTTTACTTTATCGATACATAGGAGGAATTTGGAATATTCCAGGTGATATCTTACAGTTAAACGAATCAGTTGAAGAATGTCTTAAACGCAACGTCCTTCGTGATATTGGGCTAACAATTAAGAAGTTAACTTTATTTGGTGTTTATTCGGGAACAGAATTAATTAATCGTGTAGAGGAAAGTGGAGATGAGTATCAAACTGTTGCGATTGGTTATTTGTGTACGGAATTTGAAGGACATATAACCCCTGACCAAAATCAAGGAATCGAAGCACAATTTTTTGCTTTAAACGAACTGCCTGAAGATACAAATCCATTTATCAAAATCAAGTTAGAAGAATTAAAAAATCAACTAATAAAATAG
- a CDS encoding DUF2905 domain-containing protein, which yields MTDLSKVLITLGVILLLVGLFMKFVGKLPGDIFIKKGNVSFYFPIVTCIIISVLLSLIFSFFGKK from the coding sequence ATGACTGATTTATCAAAAGTGTTAATAACGCTAGGTGTTATATTGTTATTAGTTGGATTGTTTATGAAATTTGTAGGTAAACTTCCAGGTGATATCTTTATTAAAAAAGGAAATGTATCATTTTATTTCCCAATTGTTACTTGTATTATCATAAGTGTATTACTATCACTTATTTTTTCATTTTTTGGGAAAAAATGA
- the queA gene encoding tRNA preQ1(34) S-adenosylmethionine ribosyltransferase-isomerase QueA translates to MDVNLFDFDLPEELIAQTPLLDREASRLMVLHKDSGNVEHKQFPDVLDYLQEGDCLVLNETKVMPARLFGVKEDTGAQIEVLLLQQEEQDVWETLVKPAKRVKEGTIILFGDGRLKAECVGSSDQGGRKLKFQYDGIFYEILDQLGEMPLPPYIKEKLEDKDRYQTVFAKEIGSAAAPTAGLHFTKELLAKVQEKGVKLAFITLHVGLGTFRPVSVESIEEHDMHSEYYYMSDETAKLLNDTKANGGRIITVGTTSTRTVETIATANEGKFEGSSGWTSIFIYPGYKFMGIDGMITNFHLPKSTLIMLISALAGREAVLSAYNEAVDQKYRFFSFGDAMLIL, encoded by the coding sequence ATGGATGTAAATTTATTTGATTTTGATTTGCCTGAGGAGCTGATTGCTCAAACTCCTTTATTAGATCGAGAAGCATCAAGACTAATGGTATTACATAAAGACTCGGGGAATGTAGAGCATAAACAATTTCCTGATGTGTTAGATTATTTACAAGAGGGAGATTGCTTAGTTTTAAATGAAACGAAAGTAATGCCTGCTAGATTATTTGGTGTAAAAGAAGATACAGGAGCTCAAATAGAAGTATTATTACTTCAGCAAGAAGAGCAAGATGTGTGGGAAACACTAGTAAAGCCTGCTAAAAGAGTAAAAGAAGGTACAATCATTTTATTTGGAGATGGCAGATTAAAAGCAGAATGTGTAGGCAGTAGTGATCAAGGTGGAAGAAAGTTAAAATTCCAATACGATGGAATTTTTTATGAAATTCTAGATCAATTAGGCGAAATGCCACTACCTCCTTATATTAAAGAAAAGTTAGAAGATAAAGACCGCTACCAAACAGTTTTTGCAAAAGAAATTGGTTCAGCTGCAGCTCCAACAGCAGGTTTACATTTTACGAAAGAGCTTTTAGCAAAAGTTCAAGAAAAAGGCGTAAAATTAGCATTTATTACTTTGCATGTAGGTTTAGGTACATTTAGACCTGTAAGTGTAGAATCAATTGAAGAACATGATATGCATTCAGAATATTACTATATGTCTGATGAAACGGCTAAACTATTAAATGATACAAAAGCAAACGGTGGTAGAATCATTACTGTTGGGACAACTTCTACCCGTACAGTTGAGACCATTGCAACAGCAAATGAAGGCAAGTTTGAAGGAAGCAGTGGTTGGACGTCTATCTTCATTTACCCTGGATATAAGTTTATGGGGATTGATGGAATGATTACGAACTTCCATTTACCAAAATCAACTCTTATTATGCTAATTAGTGCTTTAGCTGGTAGAGAAGCAGTTTTATCTGCTTATAATGAAGCAGTAGACCAAAAGTATCGCTTTTTTAGTTTTGGCGATGCAATGTTAATACTTTAA
- a CDS encoding SRPBCC family protein: MTNTKVTMEIPASATQVWNLIGGFNALPDWLPYIPTSELSEGGRVRSLANPDGNAIIERLEAFNEKERLYTYSIMKAPFPVTNYLSTIQVFEHSDKNKSIVEWSGSFTPVSVSDEEVIDLFHGIYKDGLEALNKAFNA; encoded by the coding sequence ATGACAAATACAAAAGTTACTATGGAAATCCCTGCTTCAGCAACACAAGTTTGGAATTTAATTGGCGGATTTAATGCATTACCAGATTGGTTACCATATATCCCAACTAGTGAACTAAGTGAAGGTGGTCGTGTTCGTAGTTTAGCGAACCCAGATGGCAATGCAATTATTGAACGCCTAGAAGCATTCAATGAAAAAGAGCGTTTATATACCTACTCGATTATGAAGGCACCATTCCCAGTGACTAACTATCTATCAACTATACAAGTTTTTGAACACTCAGATAAAAATAAATCAATTGTTGAGTGGTCAGGTAGTTTTACACCTGTGAGTGTAAGTGATGAAGAGGTCATCGATTTATTCCATGGTATATATAAAGATGGATTGGAAGCATTGAATAAAGCTTTTAATGCATAA
- a CDS encoding GNAT family N-acetyltransferase, whose product MNLFPNILTERLYLREVNITDTNRLFTILSREDVTKYYGLDALTNSSQVIDLIHFFREMYETRSGIRWGIIEKETNKLIGTCGFNAYQERNKRAEVGYEIHPDYWRKGYATEAVKALLNYGFDMLQLNRIGAIVYPENLPSQKLLEKIGFTNEGLLREYLIQGTSVHDTYAYSILRKEWVV is encoded by the coding sequence TTGAACTTATTTCCGAACATTTTAACTGAGCGACTTTATTTAAGAGAAGTTAACATTACTGATACAAATCGATTGTTTACAATTTTATCTAGAGAAGATGTTACGAAATATTATGGATTAGATGCACTAACAAATAGTAGTCAAGTTATTGACCTAATTCATTTTTTTAGAGAAATGTATGAAACACGTAGTGGCATCCGCTGGGGGATTATTGAAAAAGAGACAAACAAATTAATCGGAACATGTGGATTTAATGCTTATCAAGAACGTAACAAAAGAGCTGAAGTTGGCTATGAGATCCACCCAGATTATTGGCGAAAAGGGTATGCAACTGAAGCTGTAAAAGCTTTATTAAATTATGGATTTGATATGCTACAACTAAATCGAATAGGAGCTATCGTCTATCCAGAAAATCTACCTTCACAAAAGCTTCTTGAAAAAATTGGATTCACTAATGAAGGTTTATTAAGAGAGTATTTAATTCAAGGTACCTCAGTTCATGATACATATGCTTATTCAATCTTACGGAAAGAATGGGTCGTTTAA
- a CDS encoding TIGR04086 family membrane protein has product MKKTATAVSFGFLTILLLVLSISLILSLLLRLTSLTETSVNTTTLVLSFIVMLIGGFVTGAKGKEKGWILGFLTSGAYSVFVFFVQFLGYDRTFSKEQLMYHAIFIAICMLGSIFGVNAASNKSYNK; this is encoded by the coding sequence ATGAAAAAAACAGCAACGGCTGTCTCTTTTGGCTTTTTAACTATTTTATTATTAGTATTATCAATTAGCTTAATTTTATCATTATTACTTAGACTAACTTCACTTACAGAAACAAGTGTCAATACAACAACTCTTGTCTTATCATTTATCGTAATGCTAATAGGTGGTTTTGTTACAGGAGCAAAAGGGAAAGAAAAAGGTTGGATTCTTGGGTTTCTAACAAGTGGAGCATACTCTGTATTTGTATTTTTTGTACAATTTCTTGGTTATGATCGAACTTTTTCTAAAGAGCAATTGATGTACCATGCCATTTTCATTGCGATCTGCATGTTAGGGTCAATTTTTGGTGTAAATGCTGCAAGTAATAAATCCTATAATAAATAA
- a CDS encoding DUF421 domain-containing protein encodes MELGSMTIRTILIYLIIAFFFRIMGKREIGELSLLDLVVYILLTEIAAIGIENHNDPIIKVIYPMFLIVAIQIIFSLISLKSVLFRKILDGNPVLIISKGKVLEKEMKKQRYTFDDLLLQLREKDIGDVRDVDYAILEPTGKLSIFKKELNGDGYDSTLTFPLILDGIVQDDNLKLYNKNKLWLLQELKKQGIEDFNQVSYCSLRRDEIFLDKKDG; translated from the coding sequence ATGGAATTAGGTTCTATGACGATTCGTACCATTTTAATCTATTTAATTATTGCGTTTTTCTTTCGAATAATGGGTAAGAGAGAAATTGGAGAGCTAAGTTTATTAGATTTAGTTGTTTATATTTTATTAACTGAAATAGCTGCAATTGGAATTGAAAACCATAATGATCCAATTATAAAAGTGATTTATCCGATGTTTTTAATTGTTGCGATACAAATAATTTTTTCGCTCATATCACTAAAAAGTGTTTTATTTAGAAAAATTTTGGATGGAAATCCTGTATTGATTATCAGTAAAGGAAAAGTATTAGAAAAAGAAATGAAAAAGCAAAGGTACACATTTGATGATTTATTACTTCAACTAAGAGAAAAAGATATTGGAGATGTAAGAGATGTCGATTATGCAATCCTTGAACCAACAGGGAAGTTGTCCATCTTTAAAAAGGAATTAAATGGAGATGGCTATGATAGTACACTTACATTTCCACTAATATTAGATGGTATTGTCCAAGATGATAATTTAAAACTTTACAATAAAAATAAGCTTTGGTTGCTTCAGGAGCTAAAAAAACAAGGTATTGAAGACTTTAACCAAGTATCGTATTGCAGTTTAAGGAGAGATGAAATATTCCTTGATAAGAAGGATGGATAG
- a CDS encoding aldo/keto reductase, which produces MKEKNLFQGKLGFGTAPLGNMFRNIPEEEAIATVDAAWNNGIRYFDSAPFYGAGLAEIRLGEALSKYNRDEFVLSTKIGRLILDELEDPTARDLGEKGGLFEFGRKNKLVNDYSADATLRSIEDSLNRLKTDRLDIVYVHDIAQDFYGDEWLAQFEIARTGAFRVLSQLREEGVIKAWGLGVNKVEPIEIALELGEHKPDVSLLAGRYTLLDHDRALHRLMPEAAKQNVDIIVGGPYSSGILAGGTHFEYQKASPEIIAKVEKIKGIAQRHGISIKAAALQFSLANPAVASVIPGASKPERIAEDKAAFNEVIPAAFWHEMREQKLVAENAPLPIDVK; this is translated from the coding sequence ATGAAAGAGAAAAACTTGTTTCAAGGAAAATTAGGTTTTGGTACTGCTCCATTAGGAAATATGTTTCGTAACATCCCAGAAGAAGAAGCAATCGCAACGGTTGATGCTGCATGGAATAATGGCATACGTTACTTTGACTCTGCTCCATTTTATGGTGCTGGTCTTGCTGAAATCCGTTTAGGAGAAGCATTATCAAAATACAATCGTGATGAATTTGTACTAAGTACGAAAATTGGTCGTTTAATTCTTGATGAACTAGAAGATCCTACTGCACGTGACTTAGGAGAAAAAGGCGGTCTATTTGAATTCGGACGTAAGAATAAGCTCGTGAACGATTATAGTGCTGACGCAACATTACGATCAATCGAAGATAGTTTAAATCGTTTGAAAACTGATCGTTTAGACATTGTCTATGTTCATGATATTGCTCAAGACTTTTATGGTGACGAGTGGTTAGCGCAGTTTGAAATTGCTCGTACTGGAGCATTCCGCGTCCTTTCTCAATTACGAGAAGAAGGTGTTATTAAAGCTTGGGGACTTGGCGTAAATAAAGTAGAACCTATCGAAATTGCATTAGAATTAGGTGAACACAAACCTGATGTTAGTTTATTGGCTGGACGTTATACACTTCTTGATCATGATCGTGCACTTCATCGATTAATGCCAGAAGCTGCTAAACAAAATGTTGATATTATCGTTGGTGGTCCTTACAGCTCAGGTATTTTAGCTGGTGGAACTCACTTCGAATATCAAAAAGCATCTCCTGAAATTATCGCAAAGGTTGAGAAAATTAAAGGCATTGCACAACGACATGGTATTAGTATAAAAGCTGCAGCCCTTCAATTTTCACTAGCAAATCCAGCAGTTGCATCAGTAATCCCAGGTGCAAGTAAACCAGAACGTATAGCTGAAGACAAAGCTGCATTCAATGAAGTAATTCCAGCTGCATTCTGGCATGAAATGCGCGAACAAAAATTAGTGGCTGAAAATGCTCCACTACCAATTGACGTTAAATAA
- a CDS encoding copper chaperone Copz family protein, whose amino-acid sequence MSDCCITNNTVSEKIQTCSACGVAGKKIKTITLKSLLKPSSLELLNADLDHYFCPTAYCEIVYYDSEQKSYATSEIKVPVFQKESSSEAPVCYCFDWTKEKIQQFVENKETQNPIEHIRENIKANRCGCEVNNPQGSCCLANVTKFITQIGG is encoded by the coding sequence ATGAGCGATTGTTGTATAACAAATAATACGGTATCTGAGAAGATTCAAACTTGTTCGGCTTGTGGTGTAGCTGGTAAAAAGATTAAAACAATTACACTAAAATCACTGTTAAAACCATCATCCTTAGAGTTATTAAATGCAGATTTAGATCATTATTTTTGTCCAACTGCTTATTGTGAAATCGTTTATTATGATTCGGAACAAAAATCATACGCTACATCTGAAATAAAGGTTCCTGTTTTTCAAAAAGAGTCTTCATCTGAAGCTCCTGTTTGCTACTGTTTTGATTGGACAAAAGAAAAAATTCAACAATTTGTTGAAAACAAAGAAACACAGAATCCAATTGAGCACATTCGAGAAAATATAAAGGCAAATCGTTGTGGTTGTGAAGTCAATAATCCTCAAGGTAGTTGTTGTTTAGCGAACGTTACGAAGTTTATTACCCAAATTGGAGGCTAA
- the ruvB gene encoding Holliday junction branch migration DNA helicase RuvB — protein sequence MDDRILSSESNREDFDQELSLRPQTLKEYIGQDKVKKNLQVFIEAAKMRNESLDHVLLYGPPGLGKTTLAAIIANELGVGFKTTSGPAIERPGDLAAILTSLQPGDVLFIDEIHRLPRTVEEVLYPAMEDFFFDIVIGKDATARSVRIDLPPFTLIGATTRAGLLSSPLRDRFGVLNRLEFYTVEQLALIVRRTAELFGMEIEKEAALEIARRSRGTPRIANRLLRRVRDFAQVQGSGIITFEIAKDSLIQMQVDEAGLDHIDHKLLLAIIERFRGGPVGVDTIAASIGEESQTIEDVYEPYLLQIGFLQRTPRGRIVTDLTYKHFGLQVPEQ from the coding sequence ATGGATGATCGAATTTTATCAAGTGAAAGTAATCGTGAAGATTTTGATCAAGAACTATCACTTAGGCCTCAAACATTAAAAGAATATATAGGGCAAGATAAAGTTAAAAAGAATTTGCAAGTCTTTATTGAAGCTGCAAAAATGCGTAACGAATCTTTAGATCACGTTTTATTATACGGTCCTCCTGGTTTAGGTAAAACTACTTTAGCAGCAATTATTGCGAATGAATTAGGTGTGGGCTTTAAAACTACTTCTGGACCAGCGATTGAGCGTCCTGGAGATTTAGCAGCAATTTTGACGTCACTACAACCTGGTGATGTGTTATTTATTGATGAAATACACCGATTACCTCGTACAGTGGAAGAAGTACTTTATCCAGCGATGGAAGATTTTTTCTTTGATATCGTTATTGGTAAGGATGCAACTGCAAGGTCAGTAAGGATTGATTTACCACCTTTTACACTAATCGGTGCAACAACTAGAGCAGGTTTGCTTTCTTCACCACTTAGAGATCGTTTTGGTGTATTAAATCGATTAGAGTTTTATACAGTTGAACAGCTTGCATTAATCGTTAGAAGAACGGCTGAGTTATTTGGAATGGAAATCGAGAAGGAAGCTGCTTTAGAAATCGCTAGAAGGTCTAGAGGTACACCTCGAATTGCAAACCGTTTATTGCGAAGAGTTAGAGACTTTGCTCAAGTCCAGGGCAGTGGAATTATTACATTTGAAATAGCTAAAGATTCTTTAATTCAAATGCAAGTAGATGAAGCGGGTCTAGATCATATCGACCATAAACTGTTACTTGCGATTATTGAAAGATTCCGAGGTGGTCCTGTTGGAGTTGATACGATTGCGGCTTCGATCGGAGAAGAATCACAAACAATTGAAGATGTGTACGAACCTTATTTGCTTCAAATTGGATTCCTTCAACGAACTCCTAGAGGAAGAATTGTAACTGATTTAACGTATAAACATTTTGGTTTGCAGGTACCTGAGCAATGA